A part of Caretta caretta isolate rCarCar2 chromosome 1, rCarCar1.hap1, whole genome shotgun sequence genomic DNA contains:
- the GNB3 gene encoding guanine nucleotide-binding protein G(I)/G(S)/G(T) subunit beta-3 isoform X2 gives MTCAYAPSGNFVACGGLDNMCSIYNLKTREGNVKVSRELSAHTGYLSCCRFLDDNNIVTSSGDTTCALWDIETGQQKTVFMGHTGDCMSLAVSPDFKLFISGACDATAKLWDVREGTCRQTFTGHESDINAICFFPNGEAICTGSDDATCRLFDLRADQELIVYSHESIICGITSVAFSRSGRLMLAGYDDFNCNIWDSLKGERVGILSGHDNRVSCLGVTADGMAVATGSWDSFLKIWN, from the exons ATGACCTGTGCCTACGCCCCCTCAGGGAATTTTGTGGCCTGTGGGGGTCTCGACAACATGTGCTCTATCTATAATCTCAAGACTCGTGAAGGCAACGTCAAAGTGAGCAGGGAGCTCTCGGCCCACACAG GTTACCTCTCCTGCTGCCGATTCCTGGATGACAATAATATCGTGACGAGCTCCGGAGACACCACATG CGCGCTCTGGGATATTGAAACAGGACAGCAGAAGACTGTGTTTATGGGTCATACTGGAGACTGCATGAGCCTGGCCGTCTCCCCAGACTTCAAACTCTTTATCTCCGGGGCCTGCGATGCCACTGCCAAGCTGTGGGACGTACGGGAGGGAACCTGCCGTCAGACATTCACAGGGCATGAATCGGACATCAATGCCATCTGT TTCTTCCCCAATGGTGAGGCTATCTGCACCGGTTCAGATGATGCCACCTGCCGCCTCTTTGACCTGCGGGCGGACCAGGAGCTCATCGTCTATTCCCACGAGAGCATCATCTGTGGAATCACCTCAGTCGCCTTCTCCCGCAGCGGGCGTCTCATGCTCGCTGGATATGATGACTTCAACTGCAACATCTGGGACTCCCTGAAGGGGGAGCGTGTAG GGATCCTCTCCGGTCACGACAACAGGGTGAGCTGCCTGGGGGTGACAGCAGATGGCATGGCCGTGGCTACTGGCTCCTGGGACAGCTTCCTCAAGATTTGGAACTGA